A single Salmo trutta chromosome 14, fSalTru1.1, whole genome shotgun sequence DNA region contains:
- the LOC115147270 gene encoding coiled-coil domain-containing protein 85A, with protein MEKASQPQLSLSITKSESPAEDISNIPDEDLLKWTKDDLVRRLRRSEADKMSVILDHSNLIREVNRSLQLHLNEIRGLKDINQKLQEDNRELRDLCCFLDDDRQKGKRVSREWQRLGRYSASIMRKEVTLYLQKLKELEVRQDEVVRENLDLKELCLLLDEEKGGGGVGGGVGVGGGGGGCVVGVAGGCRNSIDSQSSLLLVPGTGLSMRDVGDGSSTSSAGSADSSDHPHHKQLHLATQAGSLGGGGTGSPENLQKPRAGSASGEREIPSSPEPPHPQGRHRSTSLEYPYAMPQLCRPRCGSISVPDHTHSGRSMRGLSPEKYGRNVGRRSPETQHPSTKHHHLHGSDLLLSQKQQHLLGSGQGGSAGELYQRHHRGSIGGGSCCGSPEPRQAHLGLGTPEHQHHEKGCVMSAGGSPETHRHQYSWSPDHMKFGSPGREVQKRPATAEELSPHHRSIYNGMNALMSAGCCTTNCRNVKIWDSFDASS; from the exons ATGGAAAAAGCTAGTCAGCCACAGCTTTCGCTGTCCATAACAAAGAGTGAAAGTCCAGCGGAGGACATCTCAAACATACCGGACGAGGACCTTCTCAAGTGGACCAAAGACGATTTGGTGCGACGGCTCCGGCGGTCTGAAGCCGATAAAATGAGCGTGATACTGGACCACAGCAATCTGATCCGCGAGGTCAATCGCAGCCTCCAGCTGCACTTGAACGAGATAAGAGGGCTGAAG gacaTCAACCAGAAACTACAGGAGGACAACCGGGAGCTGAGGGACCTGTGTTGCTTCCTGGATGACGACCGTCAGAAGGGCAAGCGGGTGTCCAGGGAGTGGCAGCGACTGGGGCGCTACAGTGCCTCCATCATGAGGAAGGAGGTGACGTTGTACCTTCAGAAGCTCAAGGAGCTGGAGGTGCGGCAAGACGAGGTGGTCCGGGAGAACCTGGATCTCAAAGAACTCTGTTTGTTACTCGacgaggagaaaggaggaggaggagttggtggaggggtgggggttggtggaggaggaggaggttgtgTGGTGGGGGTGGCAGGAGGGTGTAGGAATTCTATCGATAGCCAGAGTAGTTTGTTGCTGGTCCCCGGGACAGGGTTGTCGATGAGGGACGTGGGGGATGGGAGTAGTACGTCTAGCGCGGGGAGCGCCGACAGCTCCGATCACCCCCACCACAAGCAGCTCCACCTGGCTACACAAGCCGGTAGCCTCGGGGGCGGTGGAACTGGGAGCCCGGAGAATCTCCAAAAGCCCCGGGCTGGCAGTGCGAGTGGAGAACGTGAGATCCCCTCCAGCCCTGAACCTCCTCACCCCCAGGGCAGGCACCGTAGCACCAGCCTGGAGTATCCGTACGCCATGCCCCAGCTCTGCCGGCCCCGCTGCGGCTCCATCTCTGTGCCCGACCACACCCATAGCGGCCGCTCCATGCGGGGGCTCAGCCCCGAGAAGTACGGCCGCAACGTGGGACGCCGGAGCCCCGAGACCCAGCACCCTTCCACCAAGCACCACCACCTCCACGGCTCCGACCTGCTTCTCTCCCAGAAACAGCAGCACCTCCTGGGGTCGGGTCAGGGTGGCAGCGCTGGGGAGCTCTACCAGAGGCACCACAGGGGGAGCATCGGGGGAGGAAGCTGCTGCGGAAGCCCAGAGCCCAGACAGGCACATCTAGGGTTGGGGACGCCAGAGCACCAGCACCATGAGAAGGGCTGTGTGATGTCGGCCGGGGGCAGTCCAGAGACTCACAGGCACCAGTATAGTTGGAGTCCAGACCACATGAAGTTCGGCAGCCCTGGGAGAGAGGTACAGAAGAGACCGGCCACCGCTGAAGAGCTGTCACCGCATCACAGGAGCATCTACAACGGCATGAACG ctTTGATGTCAGCTGGATGCTGTACCACCAACTgcagaaatgtgaaaatatgggACAG CTTCGATGCCTCTTCTTGA